The following are encoded together in the Pseudomonas maumuensis genome:
- a CDS encoding AEC family transporter: MLHLLLTTLVPIILLIALGTWLRVRGFLAETFWPGAERLSYYVLLPSLFLHGLATANLDGVPVLGMVAVLMLSTLLGALLLVLYQGIASHDGSDFTSVFQGGVRFNNYIGATLAAGLYGTAGIALAAVANAAIVPLVNLLCVLVFARFSARHSSPATVLKAIFANPLIIGCAGGLLLRVTGLGLPAGLEPTVKALGQAALPLGLLCVGAALGGARLGQQARPVMAASLFKFLVMPVATWGLCRLLGLGGQAAVVAVLFQALPTASSSYVMARQMGGNAPLMATIIALQTVVAAATLPLVLSLTLN; this comes from the coding sequence ATGCTCCACCTACTGCTCACCACCCTCGTCCCGATCATCCTGCTCATCGCCCTGGGCACCTGGCTACGGGTGCGTGGTTTTCTTGCCGAAACCTTCTGGCCCGGTGCCGAGCGCCTGAGCTACTACGTGCTGCTGCCGTCGCTGTTCCTGCACGGCCTGGCCACGGCCAACCTCGACGGTGTGCCAGTGCTGGGCATGGTCGCCGTGCTGATGCTCTCGACCCTGCTCGGCGCCCTGCTGCTAGTGCTCTACCAGGGCATCGCCAGCCATGACGGCAGTGACTTCACTTCGGTGTTCCAGGGTGGCGTGCGCTTCAACAACTACATCGGCGCCACCCTCGCCGCTGGCCTCTACGGCACTGCCGGCATCGCCTTGGCGGCGGTGGCCAACGCAGCCATCGTGCCGCTGGTCAACCTGCTCTGCGTGCTGGTGTTCGCCCGTTTCAGCGCACGCCACAGCTCGCCAGCCACGGTGCTCAAGGCGATCTTCGCCAACCCGTTGATCATCGGCTGCGCCGGTGGCCTGTTGCTGCGGGTAACCGGCCTGGGCCTGCCGGCTGGCCTCGAGCCGACGGTCAAAGCCTTGGGCCAGGCGGCGCTGCCCCTGGGCCTGCTGTGCGTCGGCGCGGCGCTGGGCGGCGCGCGCCTGGGCCAGCAGGCCAGGCCGGTGATGGCCGCCTCGCTGTTCAAGTTCCTGGTCATGCCGGTGGCCACCTGGGGCCTGTGCCGGCTGCTCGGGCTGGGTGGACAGGCGGCGGTGGTGGCGGTGCTGTTCCAGGCCTTGCCCACCGCTTCGTCGTCCTATGTGATGGCTCGACAGATGGGCGGCAACGCCCCGCTGATGGCCACCATCATCGCCTTGCAGACCGTCGTCGCCGCCGCGACCCTGCCCCTGGTGCTGAGCTTGACACTGAATTGA
- a CDS encoding cell wall hydrolase: MRLAWMLFGLSLTLLAGPLPAADSQKAAVAEDKAQVLEEKVVEDAPPPRKQETLTPGEVQAVDPAGQAPMDDSITCLARTIYWEAKGADAEDMSAVASVVLNRLGHEGFPDSICAVVKQGVESKSCQFSWWCDGRPDQVEEAERYSVAKEIARKALNQQLKDPTGGALYFHDRSVRPDWAKAYRKTAQTTHFLFYKPNQALAR; encoded by the coding sequence ATGCGCCTTGCGTGGATGCTGTTCGGCCTGTCCCTGACCCTGCTCGCAGGCCCACTCCCCGCCGCCGACAGCCAGAAGGCCGCCGTTGCCGAAGACAAGGCCCAAGTGCTCGAGGAGAAAGTGGTCGAAGATGCCCCACCGCCTAGAAAACAGGAGACCCTGACCCCCGGTGAAGTCCAGGCCGTCGACCCGGCAGGCCAGGCGCCGATGGACGACAGCATCACCTGTCTGGCCCGCACCATCTACTGGGAAGCCAAGGGCGCCGACGCCGAGGACATGAGCGCGGTGGCCAGCGTGGTGCTCAATCGCTTGGGCCACGAAGGCTTCCCCGACAGCATCTGCGCGGTGGTCAAGCAGGGGGTGGAGAGCAAGAGCTGCCAGTTCTCCTGGTGGTGCGACGGACGCCCCGACCAGGTGGAAGAAGCGGAGCGTTACTCGGTGGCCAAGGAAATCGCCCGCAAGGCACTCAACCAGCAGCTCAAGGACCCCACCGGCGGCGCCCTGTATTTCCATGACCGCAGCGTCCGCCCCGACTGGGCCAAGGCCTACCGCAAGACGGCGCAGACCACGCATTTCCTGTTCTACAAACCGAACCAGGCCTTGGCCCGCTAG
- a CDS encoding S8 family serine peptidase — MTLDLHFVYYRSFRFDGKFHVRCSGEDLGKVDRIRYELERVDEGRVTPLEGISVYAQAHSGKLEDHGCPATFVTRETLGRYQIRPRVVLQDVHAIAMGRPIGMAGVIDMAPLSLRVDEGDLDRSVLDKLPLASAGRRGRRALVEAQGRFASAMPCVDDPHAQLLEPFVPRAEGTPYPTLLIQFAAGGFDRFVADLQPQSGSELVRQWPQLRSMIDPQPLLAAQEQTDQRLAVLGRFYQLEQPAQMRNATYLSLLQTLAALAYVESLQFIGEPRQEGVVIFGLSALLATLLTGAAVVAGNRANEQAKPTPDFEPRQNYLDPPSPPRWRGMNIREAWHRQVTGKGARIHFSDGGLYANHEDLRGNPRLRVVTAQPNDNPAHGTASSGILLALRNGLGVTGICHDGELYLYDNRAGGGLGEETLKALLRQVQPGDIVGINRQTANVDIPSTVLPAVHDKVWWEVIDQLSRRGAVVLVAAGNGSGSTLATEGTVAGYGLDLSQWRYFSDHGDADAILVGACHSWDGKPHQYSNHSYRYRMLNSWGDSVTTLSYGALQDKSGNDRDYTDSYSGTSSATPLVTGALGLIQSYAIERHHVYLDAKQMHLLVMASGYQDATLALSDVLPMGARPNVQAALAMLDRLLGGGRFASLAG; from the coding sequence ATGACGCTGGACCTGCATTTCGTGTACTACCGGAGCTTTCGCTTCGACGGAAAATTCCATGTGCGTTGCAGTGGCGAGGATCTGGGCAAGGTCGATCGCATTCGCTATGAGCTGGAGCGCGTCGATGAAGGGCGCGTCACACCGCTCGAAGGTATCTCGGTTTACGCCCAGGCCCACAGTGGAAAGCTGGAGGATCACGGTTGTCCAGCCACGTTCGTTACCCGGGAAACGCTGGGCCGCTATCAGATCAGGCCGCGCGTCGTACTGCAGGACGTACATGCCATTGCCATGGGGCGTCCGATTGGCATGGCGGGGGTGATCGACATGGCGCCGTTGTCCCTTCGGGTTGACGAAGGCGACCTGGACAGAAGCGTGTTGGACAAGCTGCCCTTGGCATCGGCTGGGCGGCGTGGCCGCCGCGCGTTGGTCGAAGCGCAGGGTCGATTCGCAAGCGCCATGCCGTGTGTCGACGACCCTCACGCCCAGCTGCTTGAACCCTTTGTCCCACGGGCCGAGGGCACGCCTTACCCCACGCTGCTGATCCAGTTCGCGGCAGGCGGCTTCGACCGGTTCGTCGCCGACCTGCAACCCCAGAGTGGTTCCGAGCTTGTGCGCCAGTGGCCGCAGCTGAGGTCGATGATCGATCCGCAACCCTTGCTGGCGGCGCAGGAGCAGACCGACCAGCGCCTGGCCGTGCTCGGGCGCTTCTACCAACTCGAGCAACCCGCACAGATGCGCAACGCGACATACCTCTCCCTGCTCCAGACCCTGGCGGCTTTGGCGTATGTCGAGTCCCTGCAGTTCATCGGTGAGCCGCGTCAGGAAGGAGTGGTCATCTTCGGCCTGTCGGCGCTTTTGGCGACGTTGTTGACGGGGGCTGCGGTGGTGGCCGGCAACCGGGCGAACGAGCAAGCCAAGCCGACCCCGGATTTCGAGCCCAGGCAAAACTACCTCGATCCGCCGAGCCCACCGCGCTGGCGAGGCATGAACATCCGCGAGGCCTGGCACCGGCAAGTGACTGGCAAGGGAGCGCGGATCCACTTCAGCGATGGCGGCTTGTATGCCAACCATGAGGACTTGCGCGGCAACCCACGCCTGCGGGTGGTCACCGCGCAGCCCAACGACAATCCCGCCCACGGCACGGCCTCCAGCGGCATTCTGCTGGCCTTGCGCAACGGCCTGGGCGTCACCGGCATCTGCCATGACGGCGAGCTCTACCTTTACGACAATCGGGCCGGTGGTGGGTTGGGCGAGGAGACGCTCAAGGCGCTGTTGCGTCAGGTCCAACCGGGTGACATCGTCGGCATCAACCGGCAGACGGCGAATGTCGATATCCCGAGCACGGTCCTGCCTGCAGTGCATGACAAGGTCTGGTGGGAGGTCATCGACCAGTTGAGCCGCCGCGGCGCGGTGGTACTGGTGGCGGCAGGCAACGGCAGCGGCAGCACGTTGGCGACCGAGGGCACTGTCGCCGGCTATGGTCTCGACCTGTCCCAGTGGCGGTACTTCAGCGATCATGGCGACGCCGATGCCATCCTGGTGGGTGCCTGCCACTCTTGGGACGGCAAGCCGCACCAGTACTCCAACCACAGCTATCGTTACCGCATGCTGAACAGCTGGGGCGATAGCGTTACGACCCTGTCCTATGGCGCCCTTCAGGACAAGTCCGGCAACGACCGCGACTATACCGACAGTTACTCGGGTACTTCCTCCGCAACGCCGCTGGTCACCGGGGCCTTGGGGCTGATCCAGTCCTACGCCATCGAACGGCACCATGTGTACCTGGATGCCAAGCAGATGCACCTGCTGGTGATGGCCAGCGGCTACCAGGATGCGACCCTTGCGCTGAGCGATGTGTTGCCGATGGGCGCCAGGCCGAACGTGCAGGCCGCCTTGGCGATGCTCGATCGGCTCCTGGGCGGCGGGCGGTTCGCCAGCCTCGCCGGCTGA
- a CDS encoding methyl-accepting chemotaxis protein has protein sequence MEQQYRQVDQVATASHEMSATAQDVARSAAQAAQAAREADQATREGLAVIDRTTTSIDTLAADMSGAMAQVEGLARNSEKIGSVLEVIRSIAEQTNLLALNAAIEAARAGEAGRGFAVVADEVRNLARRTQESVEETRQVIEALQAGTQEVVGAMDSSHRQAQGGVEQVGQAVTALQRIGQAVTVITDMNLQIASAAEEQSAVAEEINSNVATIRDVTESLSGQANESARVSQSLNSLANQQQGLMDQFRV, from the coding sequence ATGGAGCAGCAGTACCGCCAGGTCGACCAGGTGGCCACCGCCTCCCACGAGATGAGCGCCACCGCCCAGGACGTCGCCCGCAGCGCGGCTCAGGCCGCCCAGGCCGCACGTGAAGCCGACCAGGCCACCCGCGAAGGTCTGGCGGTGATCGACCGCACCACCACCAGCATCGACACCCTAGCCGCCGACATGAGTGGTGCCATGGCCCAGGTCGAAGGCCTGGCGCGCAACAGCGAGAAGATCGGCTCGGTGCTCGAGGTGATCCGCTCCATCGCCGAGCAGACTAACCTGCTGGCGCTCAATGCCGCGATCGAAGCGGCCCGTGCCGGCGAGGCTGGCCGCGGCTTTGCCGTGGTCGCCGACGAAGTGCGCAACCTGGCGCGCCGCACCCAGGAGTCGGTGGAAGAAACCCGCCAGGTGATCGAGGCCCTGCAGGCCGGCACCCAGGAAGTGGTCGGCGCCATGGACAGCAGCCATCGCCAGGCCCAGGGTGGCGTCGAGCAGGTCGGCCAGGCCGTTACCGCGCTGCAGCGGATCGGCCAGGCGGTGACGGTGATCACCGACATGAACCTGCAGATCGCCAGTGCCGCCGAGGAACAGAGCGCGGTGGCCGAGGAGATCAACAGCAACGTCGCCACCATCCGTGATGTCACCGAGTCGCTGTCCGGCCAGGCCAACGAGTCGGCGCGGGTCAGCCAATCGCTCAACAGCCTGGCCAACCAGCAGCAAGGGTTGATGGACCAGTTCCGGGTGTAA
- a CDS encoding LysR family transcriptional regulator, with translation MSLKALRTLVTIARHGTFARAADLLSLTPSAVSLHIKTLEDELQVALFDRSRRQVVLTEAGQLAVARAEGILAAYDELADTLANGPSLRGRLRIGAIHTVLARRLPKALVWIKTHHPQLHVSVVSGMSAELARRIEDGELDAAITTEPVSPYPRSLQYTALFEDRFWAIASPELAGQSLPTLLASQPFLRFDKRAWAGRQIEQELRRQRLQVNEQMELDSQEALARMAAMGLGVAVIPMSDDDLQRLPAATILPFGEPQLTRCVVLLEHEKSQRRHLSAVLKTALEA, from the coding sequence GTGTCCCTCAAAGCCCTGCGCACCTTGGTCACCATCGCCCGCCATGGCACCTTCGCCCGCGCCGCCGACCTGCTGAGCCTGACCCCGTCGGCGGTGAGCCTGCACATCAAGACTCTGGAAGACGAGCTGCAAGTCGCCCTGTTCGACCGCAGCCGTCGCCAGGTGGTGCTGACCGAGGCCGGCCAACTGGCGGTGGCCCGTGCCGAAGGCATCCTGGCTGCCTACGACGAACTGGCCGATACCCTGGCCAATGGACCGAGCCTGCGCGGTCGTCTGCGCATCGGCGCGATCCACACCGTGCTCGCCCGACGCCTGCCCAAGGCACTGGTGTGGATCAAGACGCACCATCCGCAGCTGCACGTGAGCGTGGTATCGGGGATGTCGGCGGAACTCGCGCGCCGCATCGAGGACGGCGAGCTGGATGCGGCGATCACCACCGAGCCGGTCAGCCCCTACCCCCGGAGCCTGCAGTACACAGCGCTGTTCGAGGACCGCTTCTGGGCCATCGCCAGCCCGGAACTGGCTGGCCAGAGCCTGCCGACGCTGCTTGCCAGCCAGCCGTTCCTGCGTTTCGACAAACGTGCCTGGGCCGGCCGCCAGATCGAACAGGAGTTGCGCCGCCAGCGCCTGCAAGTCAATGAGCAAATGGAGCTGGACAGCCAGGAGGCCTTGGCACGCATGGCCGCCATGGGGCTGGGCGTGGCGGTCATTCCCATGAGCGACGACGATCTGCAGCGCCTGCCTGCCGCGACCATACTGCCCTTCGGCGAACCGCAGCTGACCCGCTGCGTGGTGCTGCTGGAACATGAGAAGAGCCAGCGGCGGCACCTCAGTGCGGTGTTGAAGACCGCACTCGAGGCTTGA
- a CDS encoding FecR domain-containing protein — MSAYTDDAARRLAREAALWLALQDAGGLSAEQRDDLSRWRERSAAHEALWQKAEALRRRFNEVPAPLAAACLDRPDPQRRRLLGHALALCTLAPLGWMGYRQLPVDSWRADLRTATGERRGLTLPDGSRLQLNTASAVNLDFSSDRQQVQLVAGEIAVDSVGALLVQTPHGLLRAKGASFCVRLGERGCAVSVSRGQVDLQPVSGSGARLAAGQRALLGATGIGAAQAFDAQLPGWQQGLLLADSQPLGELLRELRRYRPGLLRWDPALERLAVTGTFQLDDTDRILALLAASLPLAVHYRTRYWVSLTPRENTA, encoded by the coding sequence GTGAGCGCGTACACCGATGATGCCGCGCGGCGACTGGCTCGCGAGGCGGCGCTATGGCTGGCCTTGCAGGATGCCGGAGGACTGAGCGCCGAGCAGCGTGACGACCTGAGTCGCTGGCGTGAGCGCAGCGCTGCCCATGAGGCGCTGTGGCAGAAGGCCGAGGCGCTGCGCCGACGCTTCAACGAGGTGCCGGCACCGTTGGCGGCGGCTTGCCTCGACCGCCCCGATCCGCAGCGCCGTCGCCTGCTGGGGCATGCGCTCGCCCTGTGTACCCTGGCTCCATTGGGGTGGATGGGATACCGGCAATTGCCGGTGGATAGCTGGCGCGCCGACCTGCGCACCGCCACCGGCGAGCGTCGCGGCCTGACGTTACCTGATGGCAGCCGCCTGCAGTTGAATACGGCCAGCGCGGTGAATCTGGATTTCAGTAGCGACCGCCAACAGGTGCAACTGGTCGCTGGCGAGATAGCCGTGGACAGCGTCGGGGCGCTGCTGGTGCAGACCCCGCATGGCCTGTTGCGTGCCAAAGGGGCGAGCTTCTGCGTGCGCCTGGGCGAGCGGGGGTGTGCCGTCTCGGTCAGCCGTGGCCAGGTCGACCTACAACCGGTGTCCGGTTCAGGCGCGCGGCTCGCTGCCGGACAGCGTGCGCTGCTCGGTGCCACCGGCATCGGTGCCGCACAGGCGTTCGATGCGCAGTTGCCAGGCTGGCAGCAGGGCTTGCTGCTGGCCGACAGCCAGCCGCTGGGCGAGTTGCTGCGTGAGCTTCGCCGCTATCGCCCGGGCTTGCTGCGCTGGGACCCGGCACTGGAGCGTCTGGCGGTGACCGGCACCTTCCAGCTTGACGACACCGACCGCATCCTTGCATTGCTGGCCGCGAGCCTGCCGTTGGCGGTGCATTACCGCACGCGTTACTGGGTGTCGCTGACGCCGCGCGAAAATACTGCCTGA
- a CDS encoding ABC transporter substrate-binding protein, with amino-acid sequence MKKIPTLLAGLLLAFGLASTDSAAAQPSSPIHFGAIGWESGALTTEILRLIVERGYGYPTDTLPGSTVSMEVALARNDLQVIAEEWAGRSPAWVKAEQAGQVFALGDTVKNAEEGWWVPAYVIKGDPARNLKPLAPDLRSVDDLKRYPQVFDDPEVPGKGRFLNSPSGWTSETVNSQKLKAYGLDGLYNNFRSGTGAALDAEIAAKIKLGKPVLFYYWSPTPLMGRYDLIRLEEPPFDAAAWATLTDAANPSPKGSRSLPAKLSIGVSKAFRDAHPELVAVFEKVDLPIDTLNKALAHMSETRQKPRDAAIAFLRDNPALWKAWLPAENAAKVEAGL; translated from the coding sequence ATGAAGAAAATTCCTACCCTGCTGGCCGGGCTGCTCCTCGCCTTCGGCCTGGCCAGCACTGACTCCGCCGCTGCGCAACCATCATCCCCCATCCACTTCGGCGCCATCGGCTGGGAAAGCGGCGCACTGACCACCGAAATCCTGCGTCTGATCGTCGAACGCGGCTATGGCTACCCCACCGACACCCTCCCCGGCAGCACCGTGAGCATGGAGGTGGCTCTGGCGCGCAACGACCTGCAGGTGATCGCCGAGGAATGGGCCGGACGCAGCCCCGCCTGGGTCAAGGCCGAGCAGGCCGGCCAGGTGTTCGCCCTGGGCGATACGGTGAAGAACGCCGAGGAAGGCTGGTGGGTGCCGGCCTACGTGATCAAGGGCGATCCCGCACGCAACCTCAAGCCCTTGGCCCCAGACCTGCGCAGCGTCGACGATCTCAAGCGCTACCCCCAGGTATTCGACGACCCCGAGGTGCCCGGCAAGGGCCGCTTCCTCAACAGCCCCAGCGGCTGGACGTCCGAGACCGTCAACAGCCAGAAGCTCAAGGCCTATGGCCTGGACGGCCTGTACAACAACTTCCGCAGCGGCACCGGCGCGGCCCTCGACGCCGAGATCGCCGCCAAGATCAAACTCGGCAAGCCCGTGCTGTTCTACTACTGGAGCCCGACCCCGCTGATGGGCCGCTACGACCTGATACGCCTCGAAGAACCCCCGTTCGATGCGGCCGCCTGGGCCACCCTCACCGATGCCGCCAACCCCAGCCCCAAAGGCAGCCGTTCGTTGCCGGCCAAGCTCTCCATCGGGGTGTCGAAAGCGTTTCGTGACGCCCACCCGGAACTGGTCGCCGTGTTCGAGAAAGTCGACCTGCCCATCGATACCCTGAACAAGGCACTCGCCCACATGAGCGAAACCCGGCAAAAACCCCGCGACGCGGCGATCGCCTTCCTGCGTGACAACCCTGCACTGTGGAAGGCCTGGCTGCCCGCCGAAAACGCCGCCAAGGTCGAGGCCGGCCTGTGA
- a CDS encoding TonB-dependent receptor encodes MSLNPLIRPLSTPALLLALGLPGMTWADDAPRRSYQVPAGSLAVALTRFAGQAGVSLSVDPALLAGHGSNGLAGEYAVEEGFMALLRGSGLQLVPTGQGGYTLVREMAPGDNAHELPSTTINGQGIGSASDTYAGGQVSRRGSQGLLGERDYMDTPFNITSYTSELLQNQQARTLADAVANDPSVRTTNPSAGRFEQFSVRGFSLYNSDVAYGGLYGVLPTYSIDMEMVERVDILKGPGALLGGLAPNGSVGGGVNIEPKRAGETPLTEFTALYASAGQGGGHVDIGRRFGEGQRFGLRLNAVRQGGDTEWDHQRLEREASVLGFDVRGERLRLSLDVGHQQRDVDAPMERVGLNAGVKVPNAKAIHHNFAQPWSYSRAKDTFGAVRGEYDVSGNWMVHGALGARKGDYDFLRHAVQVTNDTGRFSVSPRAFQREEEVVTGTVAARGWFDTGAVGHTLDISLNRFDMTFDNSGARYAGGVSNLFAPVALAQPGTPTALDNPTHTETLLSSLALADTLSLADDRLLLTLGARLQRVEVDSSEPGEPDQRYDERATSPALGLVWRSSEQLSLYLNYMEGLTQGQVAPETANNAGKVFAPYRSKQVEVGAKYDAGRFSTTLSLFRIDRPAYYTDAQNNLRGDGEQRNQGLEVNLFGEPLPGVRLLGGAMLLDAEQTRTAGGRNDGNRAIGAPIVNANLGAEWDLPAVAGLTLSARMIHTGNQYLDAANQQKIEAWQRYDLGARYALQLGGKAVTLRASVENVLDKAYWASANVPEGTATGLTLSTPRTWLVSATVGF; translated from the coding sequence ATGTCCCTGAACCCTCTGATTCGCCCCTTGTCCACGCCTGCGCTGTTACTCGCCCTGGGTTTGCCGGGGATGACCTGGGCTGACGATGCGCCGCGGCGCAGTTACCAGGTGCCGGCTGGCAGCCTGGCCGTCGCGCTGACCCGCTTTGCCGGCCAGGCCGGGGTCAGCCTGTCGGTCGACCCGGCGCTGCTGGCCGGGCACGGCAGCAATGGGCTTGCCGGTGAGTACGCTGTCGAAGAGGGCTTCATGGCATTGCTGCGGGGTTCGGGCCTGCAACTGGTGCCGACCGGGCAGGGCGGCTACACCCTGGTGCGCGAGATGGCGCCGGGCGACAACGCCCATGAGCTGCCCAGCACCACGATCAATGGCCAGGGCATCGGCTCGGCCAGCGACACCTACGCCGGTGGCCAGGTGTCGCGGCGCGGCAGCCAGGGGTTGCTGGGCGAGCGTGACTACATGGACACGCCCTTCAATATCACCTCCTACACCAGCGAGCTGTTGCAGAACCAGCAGGCCCGGACCCTGGCCGATGCCGTGGCCAACGACCCGTCGGTACGCACCACCAACCCGTCCGCCGGGCGCTTCGAGCAGTTCTCGGTGCGCGGCTTCAGCCTGTACAACAGCGATGTCGCCTACGGCGGCCTGTATGGCGTGCTGCCGACCTACTCGATCGACATGGAAATGGTCGAGCGGGTCGATATTCTCAAGGGGCCTGGTGCCCTGCTGGGCGGGCTGGCCCCCAATGGTAGCGTCGGCGGTGGGGTCAATATCGAGCCCAAGCGCGCGGGCGAGACGCCGCTGACCGAGTTCACCGCGCTTTACGCCTCGGCTGGCCAGGGCGGTGGGCATGTCGATATTGGCCGACGTTTCGGTGAAGGGCAGCGCTTCGGTCTGCGCCTTAACGCGGTGCGCCAGGGCGGCGATACCGAGTGGGATCATCAGCGCCTGGAACGCGAAGCCTCGGTGCTGGGCTTCGATGTGCGCGGCGAGCGCCTGCGTCTGTCGCTGGATGTCGGCCACCAGCAGCGCGATGTCGACGCACCGATGGAGCGGGTCGGCCTGAACGCTGGGGTCAAGGTGCCGAATGCCAAGGCCATCCACCACAATTTCGCCCAGCCGTGGAGCTACTCGCGGGCCAAGGACACCTTCGGCGCGGTGCGCGGTGAATACGATGTCAGCGGCAACTGGATGGTCCATGGCGCGCTGGGCGCGCGCAAGGGCGACTACGACTTTCTGCGCCACGCCGTGCAGGTGACCAACGATACCGGGCGTTTCAGCGTCAGCCCTCGGGCGTTCCAGCGCGAGGAGGAGGTGGTGACCGGCACCGTCGCGGCGCGGGGCTGGTTCGATACCGGCGCGGTTGGCCATACCCTGGACATCAGCCTCAATCGCTTCGACATGACTTTCGACAACAGTGGCGCGCGCTATGCCGGTGGCGTAAGCAACCTGTTCGCCCCGGTGGCCTTGGCGCAGCCTGGTACGCCCACTGCCCTGGACAACCCGACCCATACCGAGACGCTGCTTTCCAGCCTGGCCCTGGCCGATACGCTTAGCCTGGCCGACGACCGCCTGCTGCTTACCCTCGGCGCCCGCCTGCAACGGGTCGAGGTCGACAGTTCCGAGCCTGGGGAACCCGATCAGCGTTACGACGAACGCGCCACCTCGCCGGCGCTGGGGCTGGTGTGGCGCAGCAGCGAACAGCTGTCGTTGTACCTGAACTACATGGAGGGGTTGACCCAGGGGCAGGTGGCGCCCGAGACGGCGAACAATGCCGGCAAGGTGTTCGCGCCCTATCGCAGCAAACAGGTGGAGGTGGGCGCCAAGTATGATGCCGGTCGGTTCAGCACCACCCTCAGCCTGTTCCGTATCGACAGGCCAGCCTATTACACCGATGCGCAGAACAACCTGCGGGGCGATGGCGAGCAACGCAACCAAGGGCTCGAGGTGAACCTGTTCGGCGAACCTCTGCCTGGCGTGCGCCTGCTCGGAGGCGCGATGCTGCTGGACGCCGAGCAGACCCGCACCGCTGGTGGGCGTAACGACGGCAACCGGGCCATCGGCGCGCCGATCGTCAACGCCAACCTGGGCGCGGAGTGGGACCTGCCGGCGGTGGCCGGGCTGACGCTCAGCGCCCGGATGATCCACACCGGCAATCAATACCTGGATGCGGCCAACCAGCAGAAGATCGAAGCTTGGCAGCGCTATGACCTGGGGGCGCGCTACGCGCTGCAGCTGGGCGGCAAGGCCGTCACTTTGCGCGCCAGCGTGGAGAACGTGCTGGACAAGGCCTATTGGGCTTCGGCCAACGTGCCGGAAGGTACCGCCACGGGCCTGACCTTGTCGACACCACGGACCTGGCTGGTATCGGCGACGGTCGGTTTCTAA
- a CDS encoding ABC transporter permease produces the protein MSGGFPEALQFSFAAWVNRLVDWLVLHYGDHLRSVSEQLLQLLVGLENLLRLLPWWLLLALVGLLAWHASRSLGRALLLPLLLALIGMLGLWDKLLQTLALVLVSTGLCVLIGVPLGILLATRPLARRLILPVLDVMQTLPAFVYLIPVLMLFGLGKVPAVFATLIYALPPLVRLTELGLAQIDPSLLQAAHGLGASRWQRLRRIALPLALPSIMAGLNQSVMMALSMVVVASMIGARGLGEDVLAGIQTLNVGQGVEAGLAIVALAMVIDRISQAYGRPGR, from the coding sequence GTGAGCGGTGGCTTCCCCGAAGCCCTGCAATTCTCCTTCGCCGCCTGGGTCAACCGCCTGGTCGACTGGCTGGTCCTGCACTATGGCGATCACCTGCGCAGCGTCTCCGAGCAGCTGCTGCAACTGCTGGTAGGCCTGGAAAACCTGCTGCGCCTGCTGCCCTGGTGGTTGCTGCTGGCGCTGGTTGGCCTGCTGGCCTGGCACGCCAGCCGCAGCCTGGGCCGGGCCCTGCTGTTGCCGCTGCTGCTGGCGCTGATCGGCATGCTCGGGTTGTGGGACAAGCTGCTGCAGACCCTCGCCCTGGTACTGGTGAGTACCGGCCTGTGCGTGCTGATCGGCGTGCCGCTGGGCATCCTGCTGGCCACCCGGCCCCTGGCCCGGCGCCTGATCCTGCCGGTGCTCGACGTGATGCAGACGCTGCCGGCATTCGTCTACCTGATTCCGGTGCTGATGCTGTTCGGCCTGGGCAAGGTGCCGGCGGTGTTCGCCACGCTGATCTACGCCCTGCCGCCGCTGGTGCGCCTGACCGAGCTGGGCCTGGCGCAGATCGACCCGTCGCTGCTGCAGGCCGCCCACGGCCTGGGTGCCAGCCGCTGGCAGCGGCTGCGACGCATCGCCCTGCCGCTGGCGCTGCCAAGCATCATGGCCGGGCTCAACCAGTCGGTGATGATGGCGTTGTCGATGGTGGTGGTGGCGTCGATGATCGGCGCCCGTGGACTGGGCGAGGATGTCCTGGCCGGCATCCAGACCCTGAACGTCGGCCAGGGCGTCGAGGCGGGCCTAGCGATCGTCGCGCTGGCGATGGTGATCGACCGCATCAGTCAGGCCTATGGCCGCCCTGGGCGCTGA